One genomic segment of Brachyhypopomus gauderio isolate BG-103 chromosome 19, BGAUD_0.2, whole genome shotgun sequence includes these proteins:
- the LOC143482579 gene encoding high affinity immunoglobulin gamma Fc receptor I-like isoform X1: MNTLSGSIALLMLLGSVRCQGVDPTPVPVHALAQVTGGELRLFSGEDVQLRCSVPEDPLSSWRYQWFLNGVLTSSAEVYHLKNAHVLQTGSYTCQGEKDLKEWPYLISSLQSDLLNVHVDGGWVLLQAPTEPLIIEEVLTMTCRVRDDPLLVEVNFYKGDVKIRTQKKKDLVFPSATLDDQGTYWCKATWLQDFKYQSAQSLKFSVIVLDKLSSPVLTIDDGEVNPVKGSTVVLRCSTQLNTREKGHTIEYYYMNNATLLGPSSSKDTHTIQRVEDDDTGVYTCKARVRVLNLERWSNELKLKVEPSY, encoded by the exons ATGAACACCCTGTCCGGCTCCATCG cCTTGCTAATGTTGCTTGGAAGTGTCAGATGTCAAG GAGTGGACCCCACGCCCGTGCCGGTGCATGCACTGGCTCAGGTGACCGGCGGTGAACTCCGCCTCTTCTCGGGGGAGGACGTGCAGCTCCGGTGCAGTGTGCCCGAGGACCCTTTGTCGAGCTGGCGGTACCAGTGGTTCCTGAACGGCGTGTTAACGAGCTCCGCTGAGGTGTACCACCTGAAGAATGCTCACGTCCTCCAGACGGGCAGCTACACCTGTCAGGGCGAGAAAGACCTAAAGGAGTGGCCTTATTTGATCAGTTCACTTCAGAGTGACCTGCTGAACGTGCACGTGGACG GTGGTTGGGTCCTTCTGCAAGCTCCGACCGAACCACTCATCATTGAGGAAGTACTGACCATGACCTGCCGCGTCCGTGATGACCCCCTACTGGTAGAGGTGAACTTCTACAAGGGTGATGTGAAGATCCGCACGCAGAAGAAGAAAGATCTAGTCTTTCCCAGCGCCACACTGGATGACCAAGGCACTTACTGGTGtaaggccacttggcttcaggACTTTAAATACCAGTCTGCCCAGTCCCTGAAGTTTTCTGTGATTGTGTTAG ATAAACTGTCCTCTCCGGTCCTGACGATCGACGACGGTGAGGTGAACCCCGTTAAAGGCAGCACCGTAGTCCTGAGGTGTTCCACTCAGCTAAACACCAGAGAGAAGGGCCACACCATCGAATACTACTACATGAATAACGCCACCTTGCTGGGGCCCTCGTcgtccaaagacacacacaccatccagcGGGTGGAGGATGACGACACTGGCGTCTACACCTGCAAGGCCCGAGTAAGGGTTCTGAACCTGGAGAGATGGAGTAATGAGTTGAAGCTGAAGGTTGAACCAAGCTATTAG
- the LOC143482579 gene encoding high affinity immunoglobulin gamma Fc receptor I-like isoform X2 gives MNTLSGSIALLMLLGSVRCQGVDPTPVPVHALAQVTGGELRLFSGEDVQLRCSVPEDPLSSWRYQWFLNGVLTSSAEVYHLKNAHVLQTGSYTCQGEKDLKEWPYLISSLQSDLLNVHVDGGWVLLQAPTEPLIIEEVLTMTCRVRDDPLLVEVNFYKGDVKIRTQKKKDLVFPSATLDDQGTYWYKLSSPVLTIDDGEVNPVKGSTVVLRCSTQLNTREKGHTIEYYYMNNATLLGPSSSKDTHTIQRVEDDDTGVYTCKARVRVLNLERWSNELKLKVEPSY, from the exons ATGAACACCCTGTCCGGCTCCATCG cCTTGCTAATGTTGCTTGGAAGTGTCAGATGTCAAG GAGTGGACCCCACGCCCGTGCCGGTGCATGCACTGGCTCAGGTGACCGGCGGTGAACTCCGCCTCTTCTCGGGGGAGGACGTGCAGCTCCGGTGCAGTGTGCCCGAGGACCCTTTGTCGAGCTGGCGGTACCAGTGGTTCCTGAACGGCGTGTTAACGAGCTCCGCTGAGGTGTACCACCTGAAGAATGCTCACGTCCTCCAGACGGGCAGCTACACCTGTCAGGGCGAGAAAGACCTAAAGGAGTGGCCTTATTTGATCAGTTCACTTCAGAGTGACCTGCTGAACGTGCACGTGGACG GTGGTTGGGTCCTTCTGCAAGCTCCGACCGAACCACTCATCATTGAGGAAGTACTGACCATGACCTGCCGCGTCCGTGATGACCCCCTACTGGTAGAGGTGAACTTCTACAAGGGTGATGTGAAGATCCGCACGCAGAAGAAGAAAGATCTAGTCTTTCCCAGCGCCACACTGGATGACCAAGGCACTTACTGGT ATAAACTGTCCTCTCCGGTCCTGACGATCGACGACGGTGAGGTGAACCCCGTTAAAGGCAGCACCGTAGTCCTGAGGTGTTCCACTCAGCTAAACACCAGAGAGAAGGGCCACACCATCGAATACTACTACATGAATAACGCCACCTTGCTGGGGCCCTCGTcgtccaaagacacacacaccatccagcGGGTGGAGGATGACGACACTGGCGTCTACACCTGCAAGGCCCGAGTAAGGGTTCTGAACCTGGAGAGATGGAGTAATGAGTTGAAGCTGAAGGTTGAACCAAGCTATTAG
- the otol1b gene encoding otolin 1b, translating into MSGLCSQSVLLAITVLLLPSTFDAIKVTQRPKYQYTKKPPRDIQTTTHTKPTVPARIADYTKQKEHNPVITKSTGGPAHGYVAYHTDATVPPSGAQDNYTLDYNECYLNICECCPPERGPQGPKGDVGLPGPPGQKGDPGPRSAPGATGLTGPPGFRGDKGDKGEKGNSGPVGTSGIPGKPGMKGETGFKGEKGAAGLPGLTGTKGEKGEPGQNVTKGDRGEPGKDGPLGAPGTTGDKGEKGERGECGLLGERGQKGEPGDPGPPGTRGDPGPSGQHGVHGSPGIPGDRGDPGSPGSKGEPGPQGPQGLTGTRGQRGSKGERGPQGRRGDRGLRGLKGTSSDIVGRVRSAFSVGLYPSKSFPASGVPVRFDKIFYNGENHYDVATSKFNCTYPGVYVFSYQITVRNKPLRAALVVNGVRKLRSRDALQAQDIDQASSLVLLKLAAGDQVWVETLRDWNGAYSSSEDDSTFSGFLLYPD; encoded by the exons ATGAGTGGGCTCTGTAGTCAGTCAGTTCTCCTGGCAATAACTGTGCTGCTTCTGCCATCCACGTTTGATGCAATTAAAGTGACTCAACGGCCAAAGTACCAGTACACCAAGAAGCCCCCTCGCGACATCCAGACCACCACTCACACTAAACCTACCGTCCCTGCACGGATCGCCGACTACACTAAGCAAAAAGAACACAATCCCGTTATCACGAAAAGTACCGGCGGCCCTGCTCACGGCTATGTAGCGTACCACACAGACGCCACAGTGCCACCCAGTGGTGCGCAGGACAATTACACTCTAGACTACAATGAATGCTATTTGAACATCTGTGAGTGTTGCCCCCCAGAACGCGGCCCCCAGGGACCAAAAGGAGACGTTGGGCTTCCAG GACCTCCTGGTCAAAAAGGAGACCCAGGACCCAGAAGTGCTCCTGGAGCTACAGGCCTAACTGGACCTCCAGGATTTAGGGGAGATAAAG GAGACAAAGGGGAGAAAGGAAACAGTGGACCTGTTGGTACCTCGGGCATTCCCGGGAAACCTGGGATGAAAG GTGAGACAGGCTTTAAAGGGGAGAAAGGAGCAGCGGGTCTGCCAGGACTCACGGGCACTAAAGGTGAGAAAGGAGAACCCGGCCAGAACGTGACTAAGGGCGATCGAGGCGAGCCGGGCAAAGACGGGCCCCTGGGGGCCCCGGGCACCACTGGAGACAAAGgcgagaagggagagaggggagaatgtGGCCTGCTGGGGGAAAGAGGGCAGAAAGGTGAACCGGGTGACCCCGGGCCCCCAGGGACACGGGGTGACCCCGGGCCGTCAGGGCAGCACGGAGTGCACGGGAGCCCTGGAATACCAGGGGACCGTGGTGATCCTGGAAGCCCAGGATCCAAAGGGGAACCAGGCCCCCAAGGGCCACAAGGACTTACGGGAACTAGAGGTCAGAGGGGGTCAAAGGGTGAACGGGGACCGCAGGGGAGACGGGGCGACCGAGGTCTTCGAGGGCTGAAGGGGACGTCCAGCGACATCGTGGGGCGGGTGCGGTCAGCCTTCAGCGTGGGCCTCTACCCCAGCAAGTCCTTCCCGGCGTCTGGAGTACCGGTGCGCTTCGACAAGATCTTCTACAACGGAGAAAACCACTATGACGTCGCCACTAGCAAGTTCAACTGCACCTACCCAGGGGTTTACGTTTTCTCGTACCAGATAACGGTGAGGAATAAGCCCTTACGCGCTGCCCTGGTGGTGAACGGGGTGCGCAAGCTACGCTCACGAGACGCCTTGCAGGCCCAGGACATTGACCAGGCCTCGAGTCTGgttcttctgaagcttgctgCTGGAGaccaggtgtgggtggagactcTGAGAGACTGGAATGGTGCCTATTCCAGCAGTGAGGATGACAGTACCTTTTCAGGGTTCTTGCTGTATCCTGATTGA
- the rabgef1l gene encoding RAB guanine nucleotide exchange factor (GEF) 1, like isoform X1 — protein sequence MCASQRGRMSSQSERKGIHVDQSALVCKRGCGFFGNPAWQGLCSKCWREENQHVRSRQIEEDRALAERLQREEEAAYASGQQRAPSEASTTQLAKATERRMGHKSRTVPAVKKFFSSSSKPSPGRDATGAETQLDPAPSLSQQPVMESDQATKNFIEFLKTLNKPGREIFKQCHSFYHSVAYKKDLGVEELTESVQDFYQSLSDHLNTLYKGTPERVEVVMDEVEKYLTLHLYEQTFCPPSSDDEVKDLAIQKRIRDLHWVTIQMLCAPMNEEIPAVSDSVVKAITDIIEMDSRRVPRDKLCYVTRCSKHIIHGIRRTKREAASADDFLPALIYVVLKANPPRLHSNIQYITRFSNPGRLMSGEDGYYFTNLCCAVAFIEKLDAESLNLSPEDFERYMSGQASPEGLQGPGGSPSSSSQSGPEAEQAGAGVAQTRQRRDPGLLEQSTRRPERDLIDWSDGMEHSVQDVLEGLQLETRSPETRPPETRPQPASTIDSDNTDSEGLPPPLQPQVFAG from the exons AT GTGTGCCAGCCAGCGGGGGAGGATGAGCTCTCAAAGCGAGCGCAAGGGCATCCATGTGGACCAGTCTGCCCTGGTGTGTAAGAGGGGTTGCGGTTTCTTTGGCAACCCTGCCTGGCAGGGCCTCTGTTCCAAGTGTTGGCGGGAGGAGAACCAGCATGTGCGTTCCAGACAGATAGAGGAGGACCGGGCCCTGGcagagag ACTGCAAAGAGAAGAGGAGGCAGCCTATGCATctggccagcagagggcgccctCAGAGGCCTCCACCACTCAGTTGGCCAAGGCGACCGAGAGGAGGATGGGTCACAAATCACGCACTGTTCCCGCAGTGAAGAAATTTTTCAGCTCGTCTTCTAAACCGTCCCCGGGGAGAG ATGCCACAGGGGCGGAGACACAGCtagaccccgccccctccctcagCCAGCAGCCGGTGATGGAGTCGGACCAAGCCACCAAGAACTTCATCGAATTCCTGAAGACCCTGAATAAACCTGGACGGGAGATCTTCAAACAGTGCCATAGCTTCTACCACAGTGTGGCCTACAAGAAG GATCTTGGTGTGGAGGAACTCACTGAATCTGTACAGGACTTCTACCAGAGCCTCTCTGACCATTTAAACACCCTCTACAAAG GGACGCCAGAGCGTGTAGAGGTTGTAATGGATGAAGTGGAGAAGTACCTGACGCTGCATCTGTACGAACAGACCTTCTGTCCTCCGTCCTCTGACGATGAGGTCAAAGACCTGGCTATCCAGAAGAGGATCCG ggattTACACTGGGTCACTATTCAGATGTTGTGTGCCCCAATGAATGAAGAGATCCCTGCAGTGTCTGACAGTGTGGTGAAGGCCATCACAG ACATCATCGAGATGGACTCCAGGCGCGTCCCGCGGGACAAGCTCTGCTACGTCACCAGGTGCAGCAAACACATCATCCACGGCATCAGACGCACCAAGCGGGAGGCGGCCTCCGCCGACGACTTCCTGCCGGCGCTCATCTACGTGGTGCTGAAGGCCAACCCCCCACGCCTGCACTCCAACATCCAGTACATCACCCGCTTCTCCAACCCTGGGCGCCTCATGAGCGGAGAGGACGGGTACTACTTCACCAACCTG TGCTGCGCTGTAGCCTTCATAGAGAAGCTGGATGCTGAGTCTCTAAACCTGAGTCCTGAGGACTTTGAGCGCTACATGTCTGGCCAGGCATCTCCTGAAGGGCTGCAGGGCCCTGGAGGGTCCCCCTCGTCTTCCTCACAGAGCGGCCCTGAAGCGGAGCAGGCGGGGGCGGGCGTGGCACAGACGCGTCAGCGGCGTGACCCGGGCCTGCTGGAGCAGTCCACGCGCAGGCCCGAACGCGACCTCATCGACTGGAGCGACGGCATGGAGCACTCCGTGCAGGACGTCCTGGAAGGCCTCCAGCTGGAGACACGCTCCCCGGAGACACGCCCCCCGGAGACACGCCCCCAGCCCGCCTCGACTATCGACTCTGACAACACTGACAGTGAGGGCCTACCCCCTCCTCTCCAGCCTCAGGTGTTTGCTGGGTAG
- the rabgef1l gene encoding RAB guanine nucleotide exchange factor (GEF) 1, like isoform X2 — MSSQSERKGIHVDQSALVCKRGCGFFGNPAWQGLCSKCWREENQHVRSRQIEEDRALAERLQREEEAAYASGQQRAPSEASTTQLAKATERRMGHKSRTVPAVKKFFSSSSKPSPGRDATGAETQLDPAPSLSQQPVMESDQATKNFIEFLKTLNKPGREIFKQCHSFYHSVAYKKDLGVEELTESVQDFYQSLSDHLNTLYKGTPERVEVVMDEVEKYLTLHLYEQTFCPPSSDDEVKDLAIQKRIRDLHWVTIQMLCAPMNEEIPAVSDSVVKAITDIIEMDSRRVPRDKLCYVTRCSKHIIHGIRRTKREAASADDFLPALIYVVLKANPPRLHSNIQYITRFSNPGRLMSGEDGYYFTNLCCAVAFIEKLDAESLNLSPEDFERYMSGQASPEGLQGPGGSPSSSSQSGPEAEQAGAGVAQTRQRRDPGLLEQSTRRPERDLIDWSDGMEHSVQDVLEGLQLETRSPETRPPETRPQPASTIDSDNTDSEGLPPPLQPQVFAG, encoded by the exons ATGAGCTCTCAAAGCGAGCGCAAGGGCATCCATGTGGACCAGTCTGCCCTGGTGTGTAAGAGGGGTTGCGGTTTCTTTGGCAACCCTGCCTGGCAGGGCCTCTGTTCCAAGTGTTGGCGGGAGGAGAACCAGCATGTGCGTTCCAGACAGATAGAGGAGGACCGGGCCCTGGcagagag ACTGCAAAGAGAAGAGGAGGCAGCCTATGCATctggccagcagagggcgccctCAGAGGCCTCCACCACTCAGTTGGCCAAGGCGACCGAGAGGAGGATGGGTCACAAATCACGCACTGTTCCCGCAGTGAAGAAATTTTTCAGCTCGTCTTCTAAACCGTCCCCGGGGAGAG ATGCCACAGGGGCGGAGACACAGCtagaccccgccccctccctcagCCAGCAGCCGGTGATGGAGTCGGACCAAGCCACCAAGAACTTCATCGAATTCCTGAAGACCCTGAATAAACCTGGACGGGAGATCTTCAAACAGTGCCATAGCTTCTACCACAGTGTGGCCTACAAGAAG GATCTTGGTGTGGAGGAACTCACTGAATCTGTACAGGACTTCTACCAGAGCCTCTCTGACCATTTAAACACCCTCTACAAAG GGACGCCAGAGCGTGTAGAGGTTGTAATGGATGAAGTGGAGAAGTACCTGACGCTGCATCTGTACGAACAGACCTTCTGTCCTCCGTCCTCTGACGATGAGGTCAAAGACCTGGCTATCCAGAAGAGGATCCG ggattTACACTGGGTCACTATTCAGATGTTGTGTGCCCCAATGAATGAAGAGATCCCTGCAGTGTCTGACAGTGTGGTGAAGGCCATCACAG ACATCATCGAGATGGACTCCAGGCGCGTCCCGCGGGACAAGCTCTGCTACGTCACCAGGTGCAGCAAACACATCATCCACGGCATCAGACGCACCAAGCGGGAGGCGGCCTCCGCCGACGACTTCCTGCCGGCGCTCATCTACGTGGTGCTGAAGGCCAACCCCCCACGCCTGCACTCCAACATCCAGTACATCACCCGCTTCTCCAACCCTGGGCGCCTCATGAGCGGAGAGGACGGGTACTACTTCACCAACCTG TGCTGCGCTGTAGCCTTCATAGAGAAGCTGGATGCTGAGTCTCTAAACCTGAGTCCTGAGGACTTTGAGCGCTACATGTCTGGCCAGGCATCTCCTGAAGGGCTGCAGGGCCCTGGAGGGTCCCCCTCGTCTTCCTCACAGAGCGGCCCTGAAGCGGAGCAGGCGGGGGCGGGCGTGGCACAGACGCGTCAGCGGCGTGACCCGGGCCTGCTGGAGCAGTCCACGCGCAGGCCCGAACGCGACCTCATCGACTGGAGCGACGGCATGGAGCACTCCGTGCAGGACGTCCTGGAAGGCCTCCAGCTGGAGACACGCTCCCCGGAGACACGCCCCCCGGAGACACGCCCCCAGCCCGCCTCGACTATCGACTCTGACAACACTGACAGTGAGGGCCTACCCCCTCCTCTCCAGCCTCAGGTGTTTGCTGGGTAG